AGTAGCGGGCTTTCCGGGGATAATTCCGTAATCAGGTAATTGATGTGATTAGGCTCACAGATTCTTATCCTTTGTGCGGTATTCAATTTTTCGGAAATGCTTAATACTGCAGTTTTTTTTGAAGACCGGATGCAGGCTTTTTTTACCTGAACGATATCCCAATCCATATCCGTCAGGCCTTCCTCAGAAGAAAAAGCATTTGCTCCTAAAAGACATAGGTCCACTTTAATATCTATCAGTTGATTAATTACACTAGCACCAACATGCAGGTTTGCATTTTTATTTAATTTACCTCCGATAGTGATGACTTCAAGATTACTATGGTCGGACAAAGTAATCGCTACCTGTGGGCTTATGGTGAAGAAGGTCACCCTTAGGTTCTCGGGGATCATTTTAGCCAATTCTAATATGGTTGTTCCACCTTCTGTAAGAATAACCATTTCGTTCTTTATGAGCTTCAGCGTTTTTTCTGCAATCTTTTTCTTCTCATTTAACGCATAAACTTCATTTTGCGCATTGAAAGGCGATACAAAGGATTTGCTTGCGGCTCCTCCGTGTACTTTTAATAGCATGCCTGTTTCAGCAAGCTCTTTCAGATCACGCCTCACGGTATCATCGGAAATGTTTAATAACGTACTTAAGTCGGTTGATAAAACCTTATTGTGGAGGTTTATCTCTCTCATTATCAGTTTGTGTCTGTCTTCTTTACGCATATGAGATCGTTTTTGCGGTTTAATGCTTTATTTGGGATGATTAAATGCAGTAAATTTAGCTTATTCCCGCATATTTTATACAATGTTTTTAAATAAAGTTATAACTGTGCATTTTTTATGCGGTTTTGTGAGTCTTGGTTTTTGAGGTCAGTTTTGATGCCTGTTTATGCGAAATTGACTTGTCTAGTGCTTTTAGTGGCTGTTTTTTAATAAATATATTTTTTTTTAAAAAAAGCTTGGATGCTATTATATTGCGGTTATATTTGTGTTATAAAACGCATAAAAATCGCAAATAAGTGTTTTTACACTGATTGTTGGGGTTGTAAGGTGGTTGTGCTGCCTGTTTGCGTTTTTGATTTGCTAACCAATCAACCAAACCATATGTATAAAATTCTACAATTTATGTTTTTGCTGTTATTTATAACAGAAACAAAAGCGAGGGACTTCTCTCTTTATCCAGATGTAAAGAGCGGGGTGATAAAAAGCGATATACTGGTAAGTGGTAAGGTCGTGGATGAAAATAATGATCCATTGCCTGGTGTTTCAGTGAAGATTAAAGGAACAGGAATCGGGGTGGTTACTGGTACTAATGGGGAGTTTTCGATAAAAGTCAGGACTGAAAAAGATTCTATTCAGTTCTTCTTTATTGGTTACAGATCTCAGACCATCAGTGGCAACATTAAAACTTTTACAATCATCCGGCTTTTACCGGACGACAATAAAGATTTGAACGAGGTTGCTATAATTGGTTATGGAACTCAGAAAAAGGTCTCAGTTACCGCCTCATTGTCTACAATTTCTGTGAAAGAGTTAGAGCGGGTTTCTACTCCCTCCTTAACTAATGCTATTGCAGGCAAGTTGCCGGGGATAATTACCAGGCAGGAAAGTGGAGAGCCGGGAGGTGACGCGGCTCAGGTATACATCAGAGGCTTATCTACTTTCGGAAGCAACGGACCTCTGGTGCTTATCGATGGGGTGGAGCGAAATATGAATGTGATCAATGCGCAGGAGATTGAAAGCTTTACGATTTTAAAAGATGCTTCGGCAACTGCCATCTATGGGGTTCGTGGAGCAAATGGTGTAATACTAATCAATACAAAACGAGGTGAGCTTGGAAAACCTCGTGTTACTTACAGATCAGAAGCGGCGGCTTTAAAAGCTTTACGACTTCCGGAGTATATTAATGGTGGTCAGTATGCTTCTTTAATGAATGAAGCATTGGTGAATGCAAATCAGTCGCCAAGGTGGAGTGAGGAGGAGATTAAGAAATTCAATGATGGTTCTGATCCTTATTTATACCCCAATTCTAACTGGACCGATGCCGTGCTGAAGCGGGATACCTGGCAGACCATTAATAACCTTAGTGTAACCGGAGGTACAGAAATCATTAAATATTATACGAACGTGGGCTTCACACTCCAGGACGGACTATACAAGCAGGATGCGGCAAACAAGTTTAATACCAACGCGAATATTAAGCGATATAATTTTCGGAGCAACGTAGATCTTAACCTGTCGAAAAGTCTGACCATGCAACTGAGCCTGGGTGGAATCATTCAGAACGGGAATTATCCGGGTTTTGGGGCGGGAGATATATTTCAATCTTTAAAAGTGGTATCTCCAATAGCTTTTCCTGTAACCAATCCTGATGGTAGCCCTGGCGGGGCGCAGACCTATATCGGCTGGAATCCATGGGGCAGGGTAACGCAATCCGGATATTTAACACAGGATAGAAGTACTTTGCAGGGAACTTTTGGAGCCACCTGGGATTTGTCTTCTTTTACCACCAAGGGCTTGTCGGTCAGGGGGATGTTTTCTTATGACCGTATTGCACAAACCAATAACGGAAGGTCTAAACAATTTGAAGTTAAAAGATATTTGGGCAAAGATCCGGTAACTGGCGAAGATTTATATAGCGCAGCCTTTAGGGAAGAACAACCTTTGGCCTATTCTTTCTCCAATGCGAGCGACCGTGCCATATATAGTGAGCTGCAGCTGAATTACAACCGCAGTTTTGGAAAACACGAGGTGACTTCTATGTTGCTGTTTAATCAGCGGGATTTTGTAAGCCTTACCGCAAGTTCCTCGATATTGAACATTCCTTATCGCAGACAGGGGCTGGCGGGCCGTACTACTTATGGCTTTGACAACCGCTACTTTGCCGAAATTAATTTTGGTTACAATGGTTCCGAAAATTTCCCGGCAGGAAAAAGATATGGATTCTTTCCATCGTTCTCTGCCGGCTGGGTCGTATCTAACGAAGGTTTCTGGAAAGTTCCTGCAATTTCTACTTTAAAATTTCGCGCATCTCATGGAAAGGTTGGGAATGATCAGATCGGACAGCGGTTTTTATTCCTGAGCACTATTAGAACAAATGGTCAGTCTTATGCTTTTGGTCCCGGGCAGGAGGTATTATATGGTATGGAGGAGAATGCAATCGGAAATGAGAATGTAACCTGGGAAACCGCTCAAAAAAGCAATATAGGGCTTGATCTTGGGCTTTTTAAAGATCATTTGACACTTCAGGTAGATGTGTACAGTGAAAGGCGTAAAGATATTTTATTGCAAAGGAATACCGTTCCGGCAATAGCCGGCTTTTTTCCATGGTCTATTCCATTTGCAAACCTTGGTAAGGTAAATAATAAAGGTATTGATGGTTTGCTGGAGGTTAAACACACCACCTCCGGAGGCTTTTTCTATTCTGTAAGAGGGAATTTTACGTATGCCAGAAATAAAGTAATTGAAAATGATGAAGCAGCAAAACGATTCTCTTATCTGAGTGGAAAAGGTTTGCGCCTGGGTCAGTCTTTTGCATTTGTAGCTGATGGATTTTTCCAGAGTGAGGCTGAAATAGAAACAAGTCCCTTGCAAACTTTCTCTAACGTTCGTGTTGGAGACGTAAAATATAAAGACATCAATGGAGACGGGCTGATTGATTCTTTTGACCAGATCCCGGTAGGGTATCCTAGATTGCCTGAAATATCATTTGGTTTTGGAGGAACGGTATCCTTTAAAGGTTTTGATGCCAGTTTGTACTTCACAGGGGCGGCGCATACCAGTGTTTTTTTAAGTGGGTTTTCAATGTGGCCATTTTACGATGGACTGGGTGTGAATAATGTATTAACGGAATATTACAACAATAGGTGGACACCTTCAAATCCTAATGCACTTTATCCTGCTATAGATGTCGGTAATAATCCCAATAACTATGTCAATTCTACATTATGGATGCGTAATGGGAATTACCTGAGGTTAAGGAATGCTGAAGTGGGTTACACATTACCTAAAAGAGTGAGTAACAGGTTTGGCATTAGTAACCTCCGTTTTTTTGTAAACGCAGTTAATCTGGTTACCTGGGATCATATAAAAATCATCGATCCTGAATCTAATGATGGAACAGGTGGCTATCCTTTACAGAGATCTCTGAATGCCGGTTTACAGATTGATTTTAAATAAAACTGAACATGAAAAAAAATATACAATACATCATCTGCAGCATATTAATTTTGCAGTTCTTTATGATTTCTGCCTGCCGCAAAGATTTTTTAGATAAAAGTCCGGATGAGGATATTACCATAGAAGAAGCTTTTAAACAGCGTAAGTATGCCGAAGCCTTTTTGGTAGATATCTATGCCGGCCTTCCTAACGAAATCTATTTTACCGATATGGCTGATGTGAACCCATTTATAGTTGCATCGGATGAAATGAATATTCCCTGGCCGGAGAAGTTTCCTAAGCTGATGAACAAAGGAGCCTGGAACTCTTTTAACGTAACTGGTCAGATCTACAAAAACATGTATGAAGGGATTAGAAAGGCAAATATCTTTTTGAAAAATATAGCGCTTACACCTTTATCGGCTGAATTTACGCAAACTACCAAAGACAGGTGGATTGGGGAAGCCGTTTTTCTTCGTGCATTTTATCATTTTCAGCTGATGAGGATTTATGGACCAGTACCCATAATAGATTATACTATTGGTGTTGCAGATGATTTTACTAAAATCAGACGTAAACCTTTGGACTACTGTGTAAACTTTGTGGTTAGTGAGTGTGACAAAGCCATCACGCTGTTGCCAATGAATGTGGTGGGAAGCCGTGATCTTGGACGACCTACCGCGGCTGCATCACTGGCGCTTAAAGCGAGGGTACTGCTATATAACGCCAGTCCTTTATGGAATGGAAATCCAGATTTCAGATCTTTTGCGGATAATGAAGGAACCAGATTGTTTTCGCAGCAATACGACGAGCGCAGATGGCTTGTTGCTGCACAGGCAGCAAAAGACTGTATACAAAAGTGTGAATCTGCGGGGTACCATCTGTTCAGAAGTTATGCTGATCCAGTAAAAAATTATCAGCAGTTGTTTATTGAGAATAATAACCCCGAAGTGTTGTTTGCAAGAAATTCGGGTAGGGATGCCTGGATGGAAAAATCTGCTTTTCCGGGCAGTTTAGGAGGCTGGAATGGTTGGAATCCTACTCAGGGACAAATAGATGCCTATGAAATGGATAATGGCATTGCGCCGATAACCGGTTATAATATAGACGGTTCACCGGTTATTGATCCTGCATCAGGTTATGTGGAAACAGGTTATGCAACCGGAGATGAACCGAAGGGCAGATGGCTGGATGGTACCAGAAATATGTACGCGCACCGTGACCCAAGGTTTTATGCGACCATTAACTTTAACGGGGCCTTTTTTATAGACAGAAGGGTACAGTTCTGGCAAACCGGTGCAGATGGCCGGGGTAATGCAGGCAGGGATTTTAATACTACCGGCTATCTGCTTAAAAAATTTATCGATCCTGGAGTTAGCCTTACACAGCAACGGTACGCACTTAAAACCTGGATATTCTTTCGTTTAGGAGAAATGTATTTGAATTATGCCGAGGCCCTGAACGAAGCACAGGGGCCTGTGGGGGATGTGCATATCTATGTAAATGCCATTCGTAACAGAGCGGGGATGCCGTCTTTACCAAATTCGCTAAGTAAAGACGATATGCGTAAAAGGATAAGGAATGAACGTCGTGTAGAACTGGCATTTGAAACACATCGCTATTTCGATTGCCATAGGTGGAAGACTGCGGAGCAAACTGATAAGGGAAAGGTGTATGGGATGAATATCTCTGCCGGAACCAATCTTAAGGACGATAATTTCTATAAACGAAGCTTAATAGAAACCAGGTTCTTTCAGGCGCCGAAACATTATTTGTTTCCTATTCCGCAGGATGAAATCGACAAGAATTCCAGTATGGTACAGAATCCTGGATGGTAATTGAATTTCTAATATTAAGAAAACAGATCATGAAAAAAATAGTACAGATTTCATCCCTGATTTTAGGCTTCCTGATTGCAGGATGCAGCAAGGAGGTCGACGTTGATTTAAATGTTAAAGGTGCGGAAACATATTCCATGCTCTATATGCCTCAGGCAAATGGTAACCCGGTTGTAAAAAGCCTCAGTATTTCAGAATCAGTTTATAAGTTTAATTACAGTGCCTTTTTAGGTGGGAGTCTAGACAATGGAAGCACTATAAATGTGAAGTTTGGGGTGGTCAGATCGATGGTAGATAGTTTTAATCTGAAAAATGGAACTGACTATAAGATGATGCCCGAGGGAAGTTATACACTTGATAATTCCGAAGTGAAAATAGCGTCTGGGAGTAAAAGCACCGGAGCGCTTAATCTGAGCATTAAAACCCTGGGATTTATTTTGCCTTTCCAGTCTTACCTGCTTCCCGTGAGTATTATTGATGCAGATGCAAAAGTAAATTCTGCACTAAATACAACTTACTTTTTAGTAACCGGATCCTATGCTCCCGGTGAGGTTCCACGTGAGAAAGCATATGCCCTGGGCGCTGATGCGGGGGGAATGTTTTTTGATTTTAACGGTGATATGATCGGCAAAAGCCCCGGAGGTAATTTACTGCTTTATCCGGCGGGTTCAAATGGAACTTTTAACGCTCCCCGTCAGATTGGGGCAGGCTGGGATATCTTTAATACAGTTTTTTATTATGGTGGCGACCGGTTAATAGGAAGGTATGGATCTGGTGGCGGAGATATTGCCCAATATAAAGTTGATGGAAATGGAAATTTCGGCGCCAGCAGGACCATCGGATTTGGCTGGGGTATTTTTGCCAAAATCATACCATTTAAAGGTTTGTTGCTGGGGATTGACGGTGCAGGAAATATGAATATGTATCCTTTAGATGCCGCCGGCGATTTTGATTTCGGCAGAATAAAAACCATAGGAACCGGGTGGGGAGGGTTTATTCATGTCTTCCCTTATGAAAATTCATTGCTTGCAATTGATGCCAGTGGCGATATGTTTCAGTTTCCATTATCGGATGAGGGCGTATTTGGAACCAAAAACAAGGTTGGCAGTGGTTGGGATATGTACACTTTGGTATTCCCGGCCGGTAAAGACCTGCTAGCATTGGACGGTTCGGGAGATCTGTGGAGATATAAATTTAATCCAGTGGGTTTCTGGCCATTAAAAAAATAGTATAGCTGACAACGGACCTCATATTTTCAAAAAAATGATGCGCAAAAACATATTTCTTTATTTAGCTATCCCTTTTCTGTTTGCAGGATGTGGCAAATCCGGTACTTCTGTTAAGGAAGGGGGAGAGGAACCTACTTTGCCGACAAAAAACCTGGAGTTTATTAATCCGGTTTTTGAGCCCATATTAGCTGATCCTTCCATTGTAAAGGGAGAGGATGGTTGGTTTTATGGGTATGGGACAGAGGACAACTGGGGAGACGGGCAGGGGAACCGGCTGGTGCCGGTTGTCAGGTCTCTGGACTTAATTAAATGGACTGTTATTGGCAATGCGTTTACTGCAAAACCCCAATGGAAATCAGACGGAGGTATCTGGGCTCCGGATGTAGTGCTCATCAATAAAAAGTATTACATGTATTATTCTTACTCTGCCTGGGCTGACCCCAATCCCGGAATAGGACTGGCAGTGGCCAGTAATCCCGGTGGACCATTTATTGACCAGGGGAAACTTTTTTTAAGCAGTGAAATTGGTGTGCCCAATACCATAGATCCTTTTTACTTCTCCGAAAACAATAAAAAGTACCTCTTTTTCGGTAGCTACAGCTCTTCGGTAAATCAAGGGACGTATGTAGTAGAATTAGCTGAAGACGGGTTTTCTGTAAAGAATCTAAATGATAAAGTCAAAATTGCAGCGGGTGATTTTGAGGCGGTAATGATTCATAAAAGAAAGGGTTATTACTATTTCTTTGGATCTAAGGGAAGCTGTTGCAGCGGTTCGTCAAGTACTTACCATGTGAGGGTGGCCAGGTCAGCGGCATTGCTGGGTCCCTATCTGGATAAAGATGGGAAAAGCATAGCTGAACGGGGAAGCGGCACCTTGCTGATCTCTGGTAGCGATAAATATGCAGGGCCGGGGCATAATTCAAGAATCATATCAGATCGGACTGGTACCGACTGGTTATTGTATCACGCGATTAATAAAACCAATCCAATAGTTCCGGGGGGTGCGAGCAGGCGAATGCTAATGCTTGATAAAATTAACTGGGTTGACGACTGGCCGGTTATTGAAAATTCTATACCCGGTAACGCCCTGAAGAAAGGACCTGAATTTTAAAAAAAGAAATTAATAGAAGATAGATATAAATTAAAAATAACACTAATGACACCAATTACAGAACAATCATCCTTGTACGATCAATTAGAAAATAAGTCAGTTGAAGAATTAACAAGGTACATCAATCAGGAAGACGCGAAAGTAGCAAAAGTTATAGAAGGAGTTCTTCCAAGTGTAAATAACCTGATTACAGCGATAGTTGATAAATTAAAAGCCGGAGGCCGGATGTTTTACCTCGGTGCAGGAAGTGGTGGCCGCTTATCTGTATTAGATGTCATTGAACTTCCTACAACTTATGGCCTGCCGAAAGGTATTTACAATACCGTTCTGGCAGGTGGTATTGACCGGTTAGCGGATGCACTTGAAGAAAAGGAAGACGATGTGGATGAAGGTTGGAATGCACTGGTAAATGCAGGAATTAATTCGGGCGATATCGTAGTTGGTATCTCAGCAAGCGGTACTACGCCTTTTGTACTGGAGGGCCTGAAAAAATGCAGGTTACTAAATATCACAACGGGTTGTATCGTCAGTAACCCTTCAACACCTATTTCGGCACAATCAGATTACCCTGTTGAAGTCGTAACCGGCCCTGAATTTATTACCGGCAGTACCAGAATGAAGTGTGGAACTGCGCAGAAAATGTTGTTTGACATGATCTCTACCACAGTAATGATCAGAATTGGCAGGATTGAAGGTAACAACATGATCAATGTTAAACTCATCAATGATAAGATCCTGGACCGTGGTGTGAAAATGCTGATGCAAAAAGCAGAGATTGAAAGCTATGACGAAGCAAAATCAATTCTTCTTGAGCATGGAACAGTTAAAAATGCCCTGGATAAGGTAACAAATAGGCATAATTAATAATTTAATTAAATACAGCAATCTTGAAATATTTACTCATTTGTTTTCTGTTTTATACGGTTACAGCTTATTCTCAGACGGCAACTGCCGATCTGGGTATCATACCAGCGCCTGCTGATGTAACTTTAAAGAAGGGTTTTTTTACAATCGGACCAAAAACTCAAATTGCTTATTCAGACGGTAAGTCGAAGAAAACTGCGATGGTGTTAAAGGATTATCTCCAGAAAAGATATGGACTAAAATTGCCCCTGCTTGCTGAAACTACAAATAAGTCAGCTTCTGTTATTGTTTTTACCCATCAGGAGAAATTAGGGAGGGAGGCTTATCAACTTACTGCAGGTACTTCAGTTTTAAAAATATCAGGCGATGAAGCCGGACTGTTTTATGGATTGCAAACACTAATGCAGGTGATTAAGGCAGAAGGGGCGAAATTACAGCTGCCTTGTGTGGAAATCAATGACAGGCCAAGATATCCTTATCGTGGTATCATGCAGGATGTTGGTTACCATATCTATCCGGTATCTTTTATTAAAAGCCAGATAGAAATGCTGGCCAGGTATAAAATGAATGTTTATCACTGGCACCTTACCGAAGATCATGGCTGGCGTATTGAGATTAAAAAGTATCCTAAGCTGACTGCTGTAGGTGCCTACAGGGCAAGTACACAGATCAGCCATTACGTTGATTCTTTAAACGGGCAAGATCACCTTCCTTACGGTGGCTTTTACACGCAGGAGGAGATTAAAGAAGTTGTTGCTTTTGCTGCAGAAAGACAGGTGACGGTGATTCCCGAGATTGAATTGCCCGGGCATTCTGTTGCCGCACTTGCGGCCTATCCCGAGCTGGCTTGCGGTGATCATCCGGGACCTTTTAAAGTAGCGGAGAATTGGGGCATATTTGAGGACGTATATTGTGCCGGCAAGGAAAATACATTTAAATTTCTAGAGGATGTACTCACAGAAGTAATGGCTTTGTTTCCTTCTCAATACATTCACATTGGTGGAGATGAATGCCCCAAAAAAAGATGGGAGGCTTGTAAATATTGTCAGCAGCGAATTAAACAGGAACACCTAAAGAATGAGTTTGAGCTCCAGAGTTATTTTGTGAAGAGAATTGAAAGATTTGTCAACTCAAAAGGAAGAAAAATCATTGGCTGGGATGAGATACTGGAGGGAGGACTGGCCCCGAATGCAACCGTAATGGCCTGGCGCAATATCGATGAGGGCATAAAAGCAGCGCAGCAAAATCACGATGTAGTGATGTCGCCGATGTCGCACGTTTATTTTGACTTTATTCAGGGTAAAAGGGAGCTGGAACCGCTGGCTATTGGCTGGGGTTATAATACTTTGTCTAGGGTGTATGCCTATGATCCTACGCCAGAAGTACTGACCTCAGATCAAAAGAAACATATTATTGGTGTCGAAGCAGCGATCTGGACAGAACATATGGACACTTACCGTAAGGTAGAATATATGCTTTATCCCCGTTTGATGGCGCTTGCCGAGGTTGCCTGGACATTCCCGGAGAAGAAGGATTCTGTTAGCTTTTTTGAGCGTCGCCTGCCTGAACATTTACTTCAGCTGGATCAGACCGATAAGGTATACCGCGTGCCCGGACCTATTGGGGTTTCCGATACTACCTTGACTGGTTCAACCTTTAAAATCACGCTGAAGGTACCTGTAGAGGGTGCAAAGATCTACTATAATTTTGATGGACAGGACGCCAGGGAAACAGATTACCTCTATGAAAAACCTATTGATATTATCCTTCGTAAAGGTGAAAAAAGACAATTGAAATCTGTTGTAATTACCCCTTCAGGAAAACGCAGTGCAAATACAAGTACCTTATTTATCCATCCTTAATCCCATTAGTGCAGTACTATGAAAATTCAATGTCGGCTCATTTTTATCTTGTTTTGCAGTGCGGTTTTTTTTCTAACTCCGGTTCATGCACAGCAGATTTATCTTTCAGGAACAGCAAAGGCCAGTATCGAACCAAAGTCTTATCCGTTTTCTGTTGCCCTTGCCGGTTATGGTTACCCCAGGGGAGGGCGCTTTAGCCTGGACTGGATCAAAATCGACCAGGTGACTGTCCCGGAATTTAAGCCGTGGCAAAAATGGAAGAATCTGGCAGTTGATGCAGTCGCATTTACGGTATTGGATAAAGTGATGTATGCAGCAGATAAGGACGGAACGGTTACCTATGCTGCATTGAAGGATAAAACCAGGAAATGGCAAAAGCTCGGGGAGCTGGAAGGAATAATTAGTCTGACCAGTTACAAGGGGTGTCTGTTTGCACTTACCGCAAATGATGAACTGATGCGATTCGAGCTCAAAAGCAAAAACGGAGACTGGATTAAAATTGCAAAGTTCAATGGGTTATCGTATGATATACATTTAAAAGCGATTGCCATACACGGGGGTAAGCTGTACGGAATGGATAAAAATAATTTTGTTTTTGAAGGCAGGCACAAAACAGATGGTAACCTGTCTGTGAGGGCTGTGGCCATCTCAGCTGAAAAACAAACCGTTCTGATTATAGGTGCTGACGTTTGTGGATTTAACCATGATTTCATCACTTCTGTGAAAGATGAGCTGTCTAAAAAGCATAAAATTAAGCCATCAGCCATATTGATCAATGCTTCACATACCCATTTCGCACCTTCGACGCAGGACTGGAGCACCTGGGGAACCCATCAGTTAGCAGATTCCATTTATTTAAACACGATTGTTAAACCTGCTTTGATTGATGCTGCCGAAAGGGCTATTAAAAACAGGAAACCTTCTGTTTTATCTTTTGGGAGAGGGAAAACCGCAATAGGTAAAAACAGGAGTCTCGAGGGGGCAGCGGTTCCCTATGACAATGATGTGGATGTGCTGCAGATTGAGCGGGAAAAAGACCATCATAAGACTGTTGTCTTTTTAACAGGATGCCATCCTGTGTTTAAAAACGAAGGTATAGAAGGTTTTACCATCAGCCCCAATTATCCTGGAGTCACCAAAAGTCTGCTTGAAAAGGAACCGGGTATCACGGATGCGGTATTTATTCAAGGCTGTGGCGGAGATATCAACCCTGTAGCTTTAGATCACAAGCAAACTGGAAATGATCTTGCTGTGGATGTGAAGAGCATTCTGAACGGCCCCCTGGAACAATTGAACGGTAAGATTACCTTTTATGTGGACTCGCTGAACTTTCCGGTAAACCCATGGAGTACTGAACGTCTTCTTGCCTTTAGAAAGGAGAACGATAATGGTAAAGGAGATGTAAATG
This region of Pedobacter steynii genomic DNA includes:
- a CDS encoding RagB/SusD family nutrient uptake outer membrane protein, translating into MKKNIQYIICSILILQFFMISACRKDFLDKSPDEDITIEEAFKQRKYAEAFLVDIYAGLPNEIYFTDMADVNPFIVASDEMNIPWPEKFPKLMNKGAWNSFNVTGQIYKNMYEGIRKANIFLKNIALTPLSAEFTQTTKDRWIGEAVFLRAFYHFQLMRIYGPVPIIDYTIGVADDFTKIRRKPLDYCVNFVVSECDKAITLLPMNVVGSRDLGRPTAAASLALKARVLLYNASPLWNGNPDFRSFADNEGTRLFSQQYDERRWLVAAQAAKDCIQKCESAGYHLFRSYADPVKNYQQLFIENNNPEVLFARNSGRDAWMEKSAFPGSLGGWNGWNPTQGQIDAYEMDNGIAPITGYNIDGSPVIDPASGYVETGYATGDEPKGRWLDGTRNMYAHRDPRFYATINFNGAFFIDRRVQFWQTGADGRGNAGRDFNTTGYLLKKFIDPGVSLTQQRYALKTWIFFRLGEMYLNYAEALNEAQGPVGDVHIYVNAIRNRAGMPSLPNSLSKDDMRKRIRNERRVELAFETHRYFDCHRWKTAEQTDKGKVYGMNISAGTNLKDDNFYKRSLIETRFFQAPKHYLFPIPQDEIDKNSSMVQNPGW
- a CDS encoding SusC/RagA family TonB-linked outer membrane protein, which produces MFLLLFITETKARDFSLYPDVKSGVIKSDILVSGKVVDENNDPLPGVSVKIKGTGIGVVTGTNGEFSIKVRTEKDSIQFFFIGYRSQTISGNIKTFTIIRLLPDDNKDLNEVAIIGYGTQKKVSVTASLSTISVKELERVSTPSLTNAIAGKLPGIITRQESGEPGGDAAQVYIRGLSTFGSNGPLVLIDGVERNMNVINAQEIESFTILKDASATAIYGVRGANGVILINTKRGELGKPRVTYRSEAAALKALRLPEYINGGQYASLMNEALVNANQSPRWSEEEIKKFNDGSDPYLYPNSNWTDAVLKRDTWQTINNLSVTGGTEIIKYYTNVGFTLQDGLYKQDAANKFNTNANIKRYNFRSNVDLNLSKSLTMQLSLGGIIQNGNYPGFGAGDIFQSLKVVSPIAFPVTNPDGSPGGAQTYIGWNPWGRVTQSGYLTQDRSTLQGTFGATWDLSSFTTKGLSVRGMFSYDRIAQTNNGRSKQFEVKRYLGKDPVTGEDLYSAAFREEQPLAYSFSNASDRAIYSELQLNYNRSFGKHEVTSMLLFNQRDFVSLTASSSILNIPYRRQGLAGRTTYGFDNRYFAEINFGYNGSENFPAGKRYGFFPSFSAGWVVSNEGFWKVPAISTLKFRASHGKVGNDQIGQRFLFLSTIRTNGQSYAFGPGQEVLYGMEENAIGNENVTWETAQKSNIGLDLGLFKDHLTLQVDVYSERRKDILLQRNTVPAIAGFFPWSIPFANLGKVNNKGIDGLLEVKHTTSGGFFYSVRGNFTYARNKVIENDEAAKRFSYLSGKGLRLGQSFAFVADGFFQSEAEIETSPLQTFSNVRVGDVKYKDINGDGLIDSFDQIPVGYPRLPEISFGFGGTVSFKGFDASLYFTGAAHTSVFLSGFSMWPFYDGLGVNNVLTEYYNNRWTPSNPNALYPAIDVGNNPNNYVNSTLWMRNGNYLRLRNAEVGYTLPKRVSNRFGISNLRFFVNAVNLVTWDHIKIIDPESNDGTGGYPLQRSLNAGLQIDFK
- a CDS encoding N-acetylmuramic acid 6-phosphate etherase, coding for MTPITEQSSLYDQLENKSVEELTRYINQEDAKVAKVIEGVLPSVNNLITAIVDKLKAGGRMFYLGAGSGGRLSVLDVIELPTTYGLPKGIYNTVLAGGIDRLADALEEKEDDVDEGWNALVNAGINSGDIVVGISASGTTPFVLEGLKKCRLLNITTGCIVSNPSTPISAQSDYPVEVVTGPEFITGSTRMKCGTAQKMLFDMISTTVMIRIGRIEGNNMINVKLINDKILDRGVKMLMQKAEIESYDEAKSILLEHGTVKNALDKVTNRHN
- a CDS encoding family 43 glycosylhydrolase, translating into MMRKNIFLYLAIPFLFAGCGKSGTSVKEGGEEPTLPTKNLEFINPVFEPILADPSIVKGEDGWFYGYGTEDNWGDGQGNRLVPVVRSLDLIKWTVIGNAFTAKPQWKSDGGIWAPDVVLINKKYYMYYSYSAWADPNPGIGLAVASNPGGPFIDQGKLFLSSEIGVPNTIDPFYFSENNKKYLFFGSYSSSVNQGTYVVELAEDGFSVKNLNDKVKIAAGDFEAVMIHKRKGYYYFFGSKGSCCSGSSSTYHVRVARSAALLGPYLDKDGKSIAERGSGTLLISGSDKYAGPGHNSRIISDRTGTDWLLYHAINKTNPIVPGGASRRMLMLDKINWVDDWPVIENSIPGNALKKGPEF
- a CDS encoding BT_3987 domain-containing protein, yielding MKKIVQISSLILGFLIAGCSKEVDVDLNVKGAETYSMLYMPQANGNPVVKSLSISESVYKFNYSAFLGGSLDNGSTINVKFGVVRSMVDSFNLKNGTDYKMMPEGSYTLDNSEVKIASGSKSTGALNLSIKTLGFILPFQSYLLPVSIIDADAKVNSALNTTYFLVTGSYAPGEVPREKAYALGADAGGMFFDFNGDMIGKSPGGNLLLYPAGSNGTFNAPRQIGAGWDIFNTVFYYGGDRLIGRYGSGGGDIAQYKVDGNGNFGASRTIGFGWGIFAKIIPFKGLLLGIDGAGNMNMYPLDAAGDFDFGRIKTIGTGWGGFIHVFPYENSLLAIDASGDMFQFPLSDEGVFGTKNKVGSGWDMYTLVFPAGKDLLALDGSGDLWRYKFNPVGFWPLKK
- a CDS encoding DeoR/GlpR family DNA-binding transcription regulator, with translation MRKEDRHKLIMREINLHNKVLSTDLSTLLNISDDTVRRDLKELAETGMLLKVHGGAASKSFVSPFNAQNEVYALNEKKKIAEKTLKLIKNEMVILTEGGTTILELAKMIPENLRVTFFTISPQVAITLSDHSNLEVITIGGKLNKNANLHVGASVINQLIDIKVDLCLLGANAFSSEEGLTDMDWDIVQVKKACIRSSKKTAVLSISEKLNTAQRIRICEPNHINYLITELSPESPLLANYRNDNLKLL